In the SAR324 cluster bacterium genome, AAACGCGATAAAACTTCAGGAACTGAATGCCATGAAAGACAGATTTTTTTCGATCATCGCCCATGACTTGAAAAACCCCTTGTCGGGTATCGCGGGGGTCTCGGCAATGATGATGAAACAGTCGCAGACCATGAAGGAAGAAAAGAAAAACCAATTGATTCAAATGATCCACGAAAGTGCCCAAAATTCCTTTAATTTGCTGGAAAATTTATTGCTCTGGGCACGCAGTCAAAAAGATGAACTGAAATTTAATCCCGTTACGCTGGATCTCAGTAAAATGATCCATGACTGTACTGCTTTTTTAGAAAATATGGCGCAACACAAACACATCGAACTCCTGCATGAGCTTAAGGAATCCTGCAACGCCGTTGCCGATTATGACATGATATTAACGGTCATCAGAAATCTGATCTCGAATGCGATTAAATTCACCGAACCCAATGGCACAATAACCATTTCTTGTGAAGAATCCGCGGATTCAATGATCCTGTCCGTAAAAGACAGCGGCATAGGAATGCAGCCCGAAGACCTTGAAAAACTGTTCAATTTGGACACTGTTTCAAAAATTGGGACCTCCAAGGAAAAAGGAAGCGGATTGGGGTTGGTTTTATGTAAGGAATTTGTGGAAAAAAATGGTGGAAAAATTTGGGTGAACAGTGAATTTCAAAAAGGAAGTGAATTTTTCTTTAGCCTCCCCAAATGAAACAATACAAAATGGAGAAACAGCATGAATTACTCTGAACTTTTACAGTCCATGAAACAGGAAGAAAATGGCTGGACCGCCTTGATGACGGAAGACTGGTTGCAGGGACGAAGTGCCTTTGGCGGGATTCAGGCCGCAATCGCTGTGAAGGCGATGCGTCCTCTGGTTTCAGAGGAAATGCCCTTACGGTCACTACAGACCACTTTCATTGCGCCAGTTCCTCCAGGTACTTTCCGGGTAACCGCACAGGTCCTGCGCTCCAGCAAAAACACTACGCATGTCGAGGCACGGTTGTTGGAGGGTGACAAAATTCTGGCACTATTGATCGGAGTGTTTGGTGGCTCCAGACCTTCCAAAATCATACGCGTCCCCCAGCAGCCAGAAGTTGTTTGTGACAAACCTGTTGAACTGCGTTTTATTCCCGGCGTGGTGCCTAATTTCACTCAGCATTTTTCCGCGTTCTGGATCCGGGGTGGATTACCGTTTTCAGGCAATCCACTTCCTGAGGTTGTTGTAGAGGTCAGTATGAAGGACTCCGGATTTGCGACTGAATCACACATTCTGGCAATCGCTGATTTTATTCCACCGGTAGCGCTTTCCATGATGAACACACCTTCCGCAGGCAGTTCGTTGACGTGGATGCTCGAATTTCTGGGAGATTCACTCCAAAGCAGACCTCTTGAACATTGGCGTATTGACGCTGAAATGGTTGCCGGACAAGAGGGCTACACCAGTCAATCCGTCATGATCTGGGGACCGGGCGGTGAACCTGTGGCCTTAAGTCGGCAGAGTATGGTCGTTTTTGGCTAAGCCCGTTTTTCAGTTCTCAAACGTAGCCTGAGCATTCAGGTGACTTTCAGATCAATCAACATGACGTCCATCAACCCTAACGATTGTTTATACTATTTGATTTCCAGAGCGACGCTGGTCACTACTTCCGCCTTGAAAAAAGATTTTGAAATTGCGGGAATTCCTGAAATGAAACCCGCCTATCTGGGAGTATTGCTGTCACTCTGGAAAGAGGATGGCTTGCAGTCTGCCGAACTTGGGAGAAAAGCCGGTTTGGAACCATCAACGATGACCGGACTGTTGGATCGCATGGAACGGGACGCGTTGATTCTCAGGCAAGCAGATCCGAACGACCGTCGTGCGCAGCGCATCTATCTGACACAAAATGGGCGAAACCTACAGGAATCTGTCATGGCTATAGTGAATCAAACGCTAAACAGGATGAATGCGGGTATTTCTGTGGAAGAGATCAATGTGGTAAAAAAGACGCTGAAAACTTTGTTATCCAATAGCCTGGGAGGCCAATAATCACACAGACAAGAATTTTCCGGATTCCTGTTTCTCTATCGCTGACGGGACATCTCCTCAAAAATCACCTTATCATAGAGTTGATCCACTGAACCTTGAAATTCAGTGGAGGCCAACACAAAATTTTCTCCGGCTTCATAGGTGGTTAACATCCAGCTATTGAGTTGCTCCGGAATTTTATGAAAGATCTCCACTCGTTTGATATGAGAATTGATCAAAACATAATCTTTCAGGGATGTCAGCCGTTTGTAAAGGTTGAATTTCTCTCCACGGTCATAAGCTTCAGTTGAATGTGACAACACTTCAGCAATCAACACAGGATGATGGATGAAATCTCTGTTATGCTGTTGGTCGTCCGATGAGCATGTGATGGAAACATCCGGATAAACAAAATGTACTTCCCGACGGGATTCAATACGGACCTTCATATCAGGTCCATGCACCTCACAGGATCTTCCTTTCAAAAACGTATGGAGTTCCCCGATCAAGTTGGTCGATATCGTGGAATGATTACGCTTTGCGCCTGCCATTGAATACAATTGGCCCTCATGAAATTCATGTTTGAGATGTGAACGGGTCTCAAATGCCAAATATTCTGTTTCAGTATAAATTTTAGAAAGTTTTCTCGCGGAGTACATAGGCTTAGAACATGTAAAGGTAAGCGTTCAGCCGTCAGTTATCAGTTTTCAGGAATTCTCAAGGCCTGGAAGCCAAACGATATTTTCTGCTATTGAGTTATAATGCTTCTGAAGCGCATAAACACTGAAAGCTGAATACTGAAAGCTGAACGCTTACATGTAAAGTTAGGAACGGTCATTT is a window encoding:
- a CDS encoding thioesterase family protein; translated protein: MNYSELLQSMKQEENGWTALMTEDWLQGRSAFGGIQAAIAVKAMRPLVSEEMPLRSLQTTFIAPVPPGTFRVTAQVLRSSKNTTHVEARLLEGDKILALLIGVFGGSRPSKIIRVPQQPEVVCDKPVELRFIPGVVPNFTQHFSAFWIRGGLPFSGNPLPEVVVEVSMKDSGFATESHILAIADFIPPVALSMMNTPSAGSSLTWMLEFLGDSLQSRPLEHWRIDAEMVAGQEGYTSQSVMIWGPGGEPVALSRQSMVVFG
- a CDS encoding Uma2 family endonuclease, producing MAFETRSHLKHEFHEGQLYSMAGAKRNHSTISTNLIGELHTFLKGRSCEVHGPDMKVRIESRREVHFVYPDVSITCSSDDQQHNRDFIHHPVLIAEVLSHSTEAYDRGEKFNLYKRLTSLKDYVLINSHIKRVEIFHKIPEQLNSWMLTTYEAGENFVLASTEFQGSVDQLYDKVIFEEMSRQR
- a CDS encoding MarR family transcriptional regulator, producing the protein MTSINPNDCLYYLISRATLVTTSALKKDFEIAGIPEMKPAYLGVLLSLWKEDGLQSAELGRKAGLEPSTMTGLLDRMERDALILRQADPNDRRAQRIYLTQNGRNLQESVMAIVNQTLNRMNAGISVEEINVVKKTLKTLLSNSLGGQ
- a CDS encoding hybrid sensor histidine kinase/response regulator gives rise to the protein MTVINTSGHSPLNILIVDDTPANLKVLSDMLKDFNFKVRPVPSGKLALHAAEKEPPDLIILDIMMPEMDGYEVCRRLKENEKLKEIPVIFISALNETKDIVKGFIAGGTDYITKPFQIEEVKARVDMHLKVHFLQLELQKNAIKLQELNAMKDRFFSIIAHDLKNPLSGIAGVSAMMMKQSQTMKEEKKNQLIQMIHESAQNSFNLLENLLLWARSQKDELKFNPVTLDLSKMIHDCTAFLENMAQHKHIELLHELKESCNAVADYDMILTVIRNLISNAIKFTEPNGTITISCEESADSMILSVKDSGIGMQPEDLEKLFNLDTVSKIGTSKEKGSGLGLVLCKEFVEKNGGKIWVNSEFQKGSEFFFSLPK